A region of the bacterium genome:
GGCCCTTCGCCGGCTTCTTAACCATCGTTTTCGCGACGATTGGATTCTTGGCCAAGCTGATCGCCGAGGAAATCGAGGACATCGATGCTCTCCAAGTTGAAGCGATCCGCGCCACCGGAGCGACTTGGCTTCAGACCTTCGTCTACGGCGTCTTGCCCCAGATTATGCCGCGGTTCGTCGGGCTTTGCCTTTACCGCCTGGATATTAATTTCCGGGAGTCGGCGGTGGTCGGCATCGTCGGCGCCGGCGGCATCGGCGCCACCCTCAATACCGCCATCGACCGCTATGAGTTCGAAGTCGCGGCCGGAATATTGATGCTGATCATTGCGGTGGTCATTGTCTTGGAATACCTGTCCGGTTTTGTGCGGAAGAGGGTTAAATGAGCTGGAAGCGTCGAAGCACCGCTAAAGATTTCGCCGTCTGGCTTGCTTGGCTGCTGACGGTTGCGGTTGTCGTCTATTGCTGGAAGGTGATGAACCAAGACACCATCTGGGCCTTCGTCACCGATGCGCCGCGACAGCTCGCCGATATCTCCGGGCGGATGCTCCCGCCTAAATGGTCCTATATTTCGGAGCTATGGAAGCCTTTATGGGACACATTGAATATCGCCACTTTAGGAACCGCCCTCGGGGTCCTGCTGGCGATTCCGATCTCTTACTTCGCGGCTCGGAACGTCACTCCCAGCCCTAAGATTCTTCGGCCCTTGTCGTTATTATTGATCGTGTCTTCGCGTTCGATAAACTCGGTCATTTGGGCCCTGCTCCTGGTGTCGATCTTGGGTCCCGGCCTTCTCGCGGGAATTCTCGCCATCGCGCTTCGGTCGGTCGGTTTCGTGGCGAAATTGATTTACGAAGCCATCGAGGAGGTGGACCCGGTGCCGATGGAGGCCATTGTCGCCACCGGCGGGAGCAACGGACAAGTTCTGACTTACGCGGTGGTCCCCCAGATAATGCCGGCTTTCGCGGGCATCAGCGTTTTCCGTTGGGACATCAATATTCGCGAATCCGCCGTCCTGGGCCTCGTCGGCGCCGGCGGCATCGGGCTTCAGTTGGACCAATCTTTGAGCACCTTGGCTTGGCCTCAAGTCAGCCTCATCCTGCTCACTATCTTTTCTCTGGTTCTGGTCAGCGAGTGGGTTTCCGCGAAAATCCGTCACGCGATCATTTAAGAAGACTTCTTGGCCTTCTCGCTCTTGGCCTTTTCAATCTTTTCGTTTTGCTTGTCGTAGCCCTCGGCTCCCCGCTTGACCTGGTCGGGGTTGCGGCTCAGGAGCCGCACGACGGCGTAGAGCGTGGCCGAGCTGGCGTCGGAGGATTGTTCGGAAAGCGCGGCGGCCTCTGTCAGGATTTCAGTGCCCACTTTGTCCTCCGGCTTGGCGTTCGAGGCATAGCGGATCAAGCGGCCGACCTTGATGGGGCCGCCGTCGAATTGTCCGGCCTTGGTTTGGTCGTAGGCCAGCTTGGCTCTTGCCTTGACCTTGTCGGGACCGGTTTCGGCGAGCGATTGCAAGGCTTCGAGGATGGTCTTGGATTCGCCCTTTTGGAGGCGCTCCCGCACCATGCCGATCAGCTCTTGCTCGGCGGCCGCTTCCTTGGCGATCAAGTCGAGGCTGGTTGGATCGCCCCAGAGCATGTCGATGAACTGACCGAATTGTCCGCAAAAGCCATTGGCATCGGCCGACTTGGCGCGGTGCTCTTGATTGACGCGGTCCTCCCAAGCTTTCAAAACGCCGAGGTTGACCGGGATCAATTGGCGGCTCTCGATGTCCTCCATGAATTCGAAGGCGGTGAGCAGGGCCGCCGGCAGGCCTTCGAGGGCTTTCTTGGCCTCCTCGGGCTTGTTCTCTTGGACGGCCTTGCGGGCCTGGCCGTATTTCTGCCGCAATAAGGTTTCGCCCTTGGCGGCGTCGCCGCCGCCGAGCTGTTGGAAGCCCTCGGTCCGGGCGGCTTCGAAGGCGGCGATGGCCGCGTCGTTTTTGCCCTCGGCCAGGGCTTGATAGGCCTCGAAAATCTTGGCTTGCGAGCGAATTTCGCCGTCCGAATCGGCCTTGGCGAAGCGAGCGGCCAAGCCGAGACAGGCGATTCCCAAGGGCCGAAGCTCCGGCTGAAAATTGCTCAAGGTGAACATCTGCTCGGCTTGGCTTTGAAGTCCGGCCAAGGCCGCGAGCTTGGCTTCCTTCGGTTTGCCATGAGCCTGGCCGAGCTCGCTTTCGAGAGCTTGCAGCGACTCCCGCAATTGGGGGGCTTGGGCCTTCGCCAAATGGGCCTGGTCGCTCAAGGTCATCAAAAGGATTTCTTGGGCGGCTTGGGCGATCTGGGCCTGTTGGTCCTTCGCTTGTTGATCCTTAGGCGCCGAGCTCAGCGCGGCTTGCATCTCCGGCAAGATGGCTTCGCCGATGCTCACGCGCATCACGCGAACGATTTGGCTCTCGGGAAAGCGGCCGAGAAACTCGCTCAGAACCTCTAGGCCATCCAAGGGATGGCCGCCCAGCAGCAGGACTTTCCCCAAAGACCGGGCGGTGCGTTCATTGTTGGGATCCAGCTGGTAAGCTTTTTGAAAGGCCTTGAAGGCCGGTTCCAATTTCTGTTTCTTGGCCAGCTCGACGCCTTGTTTCAGAAGTTTTTCGGCCTTCTTGGCGTCGGCGGCGCTAACTTGAGGAATGGCCGCTACCTTCTTCGGCGGTTGAGCGGTCAAGGGATGGGTCGGGCTCTTCCCCGAGGGCTGAATTTTTTGCAGCAAGGGATTGGCGACGATCGGAGCCGGCGGATGGGAAGCTTGTTTCCCGTCGTTGGACGGAGGCGGCGGCGGAGGCGGTGGTAAAGAATGAACCTGTTTGGGAAAAGCGGTGCCGAGAGTCCGAGCCGTCATGGTGCCTCCGTGATTTGGGCGTGCCGGGGCCCACGAACGGAGAAACCCATCCCGCGTGCCCACGGGAGGAAGCCACAGCAAATCGGGTGCCAGATTTTTCAAGAAGGGCGTTTTTGCATTTTTGGCGCGAAAATGACGAAAAACGGTCGGTGCGGAAAGAGCGGCCGGTGGGGAGCCGAGTTCTCAATGGGAGCCGGCCGGGAGTCTGTCCCCCTCAAAAAAATGGCCGTCGCCTTTGAACCGGCGACGGCCAGCAGTGTACGGTTCGCCAAAACCGTCCTGGTTATTTCGCCTCAAGCGCTTGACGGGCCTCTTCTTTATGGGAGGCGTCGCGGCTCAACAGGTGGACCATTCGGTAGATGCCGGCCGCGGCTTTCTTCTGCTCGTCGCTTCCGTCGGACAATTCCTTGGCGTCCTTCAGCAATGCAGCGGAGCTTTCGGCATCGGGCTGGGTCGAGGAGCCGAAAGCGGCCAAGCGTCCGGCCCGGCTGCTGCCGAAGGGCATCACCAAGCCGGATGTCGCCATGACCTCGAGCGCCGCATCCTTCAGCTCGGCATCGGAGCCCGCGTAGACGTCCTTCAGGGCTTCCATGATTGTCTTGAACTTTCCGCTTTCCAGCCGAGCTCGGACGGCCGAGACGAGATTGAGCCGGATGGTTTCGCTCTTGAGGATCTTGTCGGCCTCGGTGACTTCGGGCCGCCAGATCTTGTCCCAAGCGTTGTCGAGAGCGCCGACGTT
Encoded here:
- the phnE gene encoding phosphonate ABC transporter, permease protein PhnE → MSWKRRSTAKDFAVWLAWLLTVAVVVYCWKVMNQDTIWAFVTDAPRQLADISGRMLPPKWSYISELWKPLWDTLNIATLGTALGVLLAIPISYFAARNVTPSPKILRPLSLLLIVSSRSINSVIWALLLVSILGPGLLAGILAIALRSVGFVAKLIYEAIEEVDPVPMEAIVATGGSNGQVLTYAVVPQIMPAFAGISVFRWDINIRESAVLGLVGAGGIGLQLDQSLSTLAWPQVSLILLTIFSLVLVSEWVSAKIRHAII